A genomic region of Dunckerocampus dactyliophorus isolate RoL2022-P2 chromosome 8, RoL_Ddac_1.1, whole genome shotgun sequence contains the following coding sequences:
- the tma7 gene encoding translation machinery-associated protein 7, which yields MSGREGGKKKPLKAPKKQGKDLDEDDMAFKQKQKEEQKAMEALKAKASGKGPLGSSGIKKSGKK from the exons ATGTCTGGCAGGGAAG GAGGCAAAAAGAAACCGCTAAAGGCTCCCAAAAAACAGGGCAAGGATCTGGATGAG GATGACATGGCCTTCAAGCAGAAGCAGAAAGAGGAGCAGAAAGCCATGGAAGCCTTGAAGGCCAAAGCCTCTGGAAAAGGACCTCTCG GGAGCAGCGGCATCAAGAAATCAGGCAAGAAGTGA
- the dnase1l4.1 gene encoding deoxyribonuclease 1 like 4, tandem duplicate 1 — MKIASFNIQKFGRNKVSDPEILQILVQIIRRYDIIVILEVVDISGMSVQTLMDALNTSNVAHHYTLKISCRLGRSRYKEQFMFLYRDDLVDLVGSYQFDDQVTDSGDVFARDPYILRFRCHNTVLKDLVMIPVHTKPQDSETELDELFDVFEHVKAKWRTDNVMILGDFNADGSYVSERDMQSIRIRCDKNFHWLIGDDVDTTASNTNAHTYDRIVVYGDDMFHAVVPNSARPFNFQKAFSLSNEQALKVSDHYPVEVELKSLTEPRQETQGPLLDGELLEMKRGNLLLEREKLNLEIQILKMKLAKMTRGDKQTDEQPSSSCKML, encoded by the exons ATGAAAATAGCATCTTTCAACATCCAGAAGTTTGGAAGAAACAAAGTGTCTGACCCAGAAATCCTTCAAATTCTGGTCCAG ATAATCCGTCGCTATGACATCATCGTGATCCTGGAGGTCGTGGATATCAGCGGGATGTCAGTCCAGACCCTAATGGATGCACTCAACAC GTCCAACGTGGCTCATCACTACACTCTGAAGATCAGCTGTCGCTTGGGACGGTCGCGCTACAAGGAGCAGTTCATGTTCCTGTACAG GGATGACTTGGTGGACCTGGTGGGCTCCTACCAGTTTGATGACCAGGTGACCGATAGCGGGGACGTTTTCGCCAGGGATCCTTACATCCTGCGATTCAGATGCCACAACACAG TGCTGAAGGACCTGGTGATGATCCCAGTTCACACCAAACCACAGGACTCTGAGACTGAGCTGGATGAACTTTTTGACGTCTTTGAGCACGTGAAGGCgaagtggagaacagat AACGTGATGATCCTGGGCGACTTCAACGCAGACGGCTCGTACGTCTCCGAGCGCGACATGCAGAGCATCCGCATCCGGTGCGACAAGAACTTCCACTGGCTGATCGGGGACGATGTGGACACCACAGCGAGCAATACAAACGCGCACACCTACGACAG GATCGTCGTCTACGGAGACGACATGTTCCACGCTGTCGTGCCAAACTCTGCCAGACCCTTCAACTTCCAGAAAGCGTTCAGCCTCAGCAATGAGCAG GCGCTGAAGGTCAGTGACCATTACCCCGTTGAAGTTGAGCTCAAGTCTCTGACTGAACCGCGACAGGAAACTCAAG GTCCACTGCTGGATGGAGAGCTGCTGGAGATGAAAAGAGGAAACCTGCTGCTGGAGAGGGAGAAGCTCAATCTGGAGATCCAAATCCTCAAGATGAAACTGGCCAAGATGACACGTGGCGATAAACAGACGGATGAGCAGCCATCTTCCAGCTGTAAGATGTTGTGA